CATGCGTGCCGTCACCGCGCACGGGAACCTGCACGCTCTTGGCCCCGGCTAGGCCTACACAGATGGGGTACGCCTCAAAGGACCGCCAGGCGTAAACCACCTCGTCGGGATGACCGTCGTCGTTCTGTCCAGCAAAGGCGGCCAGAATCTGATTCAGCGCCCCTAGGGAGCCAGCCCCGGTGACAACATCCTCGGCAGGGACATCCAAGAACGTACCCAGGGCAGTGCGCAAGGCGGTACACATGGTGTCCGGGTATCGGTGCACCTCGAGTTTTCCGGCCAGCATGTCCATGACGGCGGGCACCGGACCCAGCGGATTTTCATTGGAGGACAGCTTAAAACTCTCCAACCCGGCTATCACCGAAGGAGGTTTGCCGGCCGCGTACTTGGGCAGACGGGCAACGACAGGACGCGGGTGGACTCCTGTTTGGGCGGTGGTGGGTTCCTCAGTCATAAACCCAAGCCTAAGACAGAGCGGGCCGTGGGGCACGCAATTGATGACTTGCCACCCCCAGCCTCTGTGAAACGATGGTCCCATGCGCAAATTTGTTCTTCAAGTACTGATCAATGCCCTTGCCCTGTGGGTTGCCACCTCGTTGGTGCCCGGCATTCAAATCATCACAAGCGGCACTTCCGGCCTTGAAACATCAAATGCAACGTTCAACACGGCCGTTGCCTACCTTTTCATCGCCGTAGTCTTTGGCGTCATCAACAGCTTGGTGAAGCCCGTGGTGAAGCTTCTTTCCCTGCCGGTGACCATCTTGACCTTGGGACTTTTCACCGTCGTCATCAATGCCGCAATGTTGTGGCTTACCTCGTGGCTGAGCTCCTACACTCCCGTGCACTTCACCATTGACAGCTTCTTCTGGACGGCCATCATCGCGGCCTTGATCATCAGCGTCATCTCCATGGTGGCCGGTGGCCTCCTCAGGTCCGACGAGCGCAGCTAAGCTTTAGCGCCATTCCCGAGCCTCCTTGTTGGCGGGGCGTTTCCTTGCGGGCGGCACTGCTCTCGCGGGGACGGGAGTATTGACGTCGCGTCCTTGGAACACAAATTTGTGCACTTTCACGGGGGCGCCGTGAAACGCCGGGACAAGTAGCTCATTCACTCTTTGTATGATCCCCCGGATGGCCGGATCGTCGCTGTTTTCCACGGCCTTCGCGTCATTGAGGTAGTTGTCCAGATCATGTGCCTCGCGGATGATCGCCACCGGATCATTGCCCTCGGTGGCGCCTGGCCGGTGCGACGTCACGCTGACCCAATTGGGCAAATCCGGCGCAGGTCCAAAGTCAGCGGCAGTAACAATGTCATGTTCATTTTCCAGGCCGAGGACCTGAATACTAGGGGCAACGTGCAGGTTTTTTGCCGGGGCCCCGGCAATAATGAGCATTTTGACGTTGACTTTCGCCAGGAATGCCGGATCCGCGGCTGCGGCGACCGCATGAATACCGCCGCCGCTATGCCCGGTGATCACCACTTCCTCGTTTGCGAGCGCCCCGACAGCGTGAAGGGCCGCCTTCATCAGCTCCTGAATAACTATGTGTTGCTGGGCGAACATCTCCTTCTGAGCCGCCGTCATGCCTTCCAGGTCGCCTTCAAGATCCCAAGGGTTCTCGCTGTCCACCTTGTTCCACACCTCGGTGCCTGGCAGGTTCACAATCCACACCCGCGAGCCGTCGGGCCGGTCAACCCTGTCCACGCCGATTGACCCGGGCGGATATCCGTAGGCGGCCTTGCTACCCTCCAGCAGCCCCTTGATGGTTGACTCCACCTTTCCCGGCACGCCCTCTGCTGGTTCGGCGACCGCCCGGTCCGGCTGCCATGGCAAGGCCGGGGCATACCATTGATCCCGCGGGATGGCCTGCACGGCAAGGCGCCCCGGTTTTGCTAGGCCCGCCCAGTCAAAAGTTCCTCTCACAAAGGCTCCCGCACCCACACCCCTGTTTGCCGTGTTGACAAGACCCAGATGGGTCAACAAATAGAAGGACCCGATTCCAGGACCCAATGCTGCCGCGCCGTAAGCAGGGCCGTTGTTGAGCAGTTTCTCGGTGGAATCGCGCAGCCCCTGTTCCTTGGCGCCCCGCCAGGAATGCCAAGCATCCACCCACAATTTCACGGGTGCCAGAGGTCCCCATATCCACGTTTGGTACCCGCTACCGAGAGCCTGGAGCTGTGCCGTCTTTGCCACCACCGCCGCATTGTGGGCCTCCGCTTCGTCATAGTTTCTGGCTGCATTGCTTGTTTGCCTGGCCAGCTCCGCTGTGTCGCCCTGGACGCGCATGCATGACCACAGCGCCGCCCTGACTGCGTCAACGGCGCCGTAGTTGAGGCCGCCGTAGGGGTAGCCGGGCGCACCCTGCTGCGTTGCTGTGCACAGCCATTCCCACTCGGAGCGCAGCCTATCCACCAGCGGTTCCAATTGTTCGGCCAGCCGTGCCAGCTTCAGACCGGCGGCGGAAATCTCACCCATCGTGTACCGGATGGAGCCGACGCCGCCGGTAATGGAAAATGTGGTGTCAGATTCACCCGCACTGGTCATTGCGGGCCTCCGTTGAACCACGGACCCAAACCGGGGCCCGTGTAAGGGGACCCCGCCGCTGCGGACTCCAAGTTTTGCGCATAGAACTGCACGGCCTCGGCACCGGCCCGAACATCCTCCACGGCCTCGACCAGTGCAGTGTTGCAAACGGTCACCGACTCGCCAAAGGCCGCTGCCGCCTTTGACTGCCAGCCCAAGGCCCGCAGCGGCCCCAACGCTAACCGCACGGCGTCGATCTCCCTGGCAATCGACTCCAGACGTTGGGCCACCACGGCAACGGCGTCAGGCGTTGGCCCCGCCACCGCCTTGTCAGGTCCAATATCTTCTTGCCCAAAATAGTCCATCTGCCGCTCCCAAAAACTGCCCTACACCTGAGACTAGGGTTGCCGTGCGGCGCCCGCCAACCCCTCCCTCCAGGATGTGAATAAGTCACCTGCCAGCCCCCGCTGTGGAGGAATCATAGGTTCATGAAAGAATTAGCCCATGTCTGATTCTGCATCTGCCACAGCCCGCATCCCTTCCGGCCGCAAGTCCCTGGCCGCTTCCTCCGAGCGCATTGCCCTGGGACCCCTCGACGGCCGCTACGCCGGCGCCGTTGCTCCCTTGGTGGACTACCTGTCCGAGGCGGCACTGAACCGAGACCGTGTGGGTGTGGAAGTTGAGTGGTTCATCCACCTGACCAACCACAACGTGTTGCCCGGCACCGAACCCCTCACCGCCGTTCAGCAGGCCGGCCTGCGCGCCATCGTCACCGAGTTCGACGCCGCAGCCGTGAAGGAATTGGCTGACATCGAGAACATCACCGTCCACGACGTCAAGGCTGTGGAATATTTCATCGGCAACCGCTTGGCCGCCTTGGGCCTGGAGCGCCTGAAGCCGCTGGTCCACTTCGGCTGCACCAGCGAAGACATTAACAACCTCTCCTACGCCGTGGGCGTCAAAGGCGCAGTCGAGGACGTCTGGCTGCCCGCAGCCCGCGCCCTGGTTGCCAAGATCGCCGAAATGGCGGAGGAAAACCGCGCCGTGCCGATGCTATCCCGCACGCACGGCCAGCCCGCCACCCCCACCACACTGGGCAAGGAACTGGCAGTGACGGCCTTCCGCCTGGCCCGCCAGCTGGACCGCATCGCCAAGACCGAGTTCCTGGGAAAGATCAACGGCGCCACAGGCACTTACGCCGCCCACTACGCCTCCGTCCCGGCCGCCGACTGGGAAGCCGTTGCCAAGGGCTTTGTGGAGTCGCTGGGTCTGGTGTGGAACCCGCTGACCACCCAGATCGAATCCCACGACTGGCAGGCCGAGCTGTACGCCGACATGGCCCGCTTCAACCGCATCCTGCACAACCTGTGCACGGACGTGTGGAGCTACATCTCCATCGGCTACTTCGCCCAGATCCCCGTTCCGGGCGCCACGGGTTCCTCGACCATGCCGCACAAGGTCAACCCGATCCGCTTTGAGAACGCCGAGGCAAACCTGGAAATCTCCAACGCGCTCCTGGACACCCTGGGCGCCACCTTGGTCACCAGCCGCTGGCAGCGCGACCTCACCGACTCCTCTAGCCAGCGCAACATCGGCGTGGCCTTTGGCCATTCACTGCTGGCCATCAACAACACCCTGGGCGGCCTGGGCCGCCTGGATACGGCCGATGCCGTGCTGGCGAACGATCTAGACCACAACTGGGAGGTTCTCGCCGAGGCCATCCAGATGGTCATGCGTGCCGAGGCCATTGCCGGCGTCGAAGGCATGGAAGACCCCTACGAGCGCCTCAAGGACCTGACCCGGGGCCAGCGCGTTGACGCCGAGCGGATGCAGGAGTTCGTCTCCGGCCTTGGCCTCTCCTCCGGCGCACAGGACCGCCTACTGGCCCTGACCCCTAGCACGTACATCGGCATCGCTGAGTCCTTGGTGGATCACCTGCAAAAGTAGGCATCCTGTACCGAATGGACAGTTGTTGCCGATGCCGTTCCCTTATTAGCAACAGCTGCCCATTCGCTTGAGGGAACGACGGCGGAACCCGGGTTGCGTTTGACTCGCGCCTTGGGTGCCGCCGTCGTTGCTTCCATCGCATCGAGGAGGTCACCGCCCTTTGTGCTGCGCTACCCGCCGTTTAGTGTGGTGAACTTCGAGTATGCCACTATGATGCCCGTCACGAGGGCGACCCCGGCCAGCGCCATGATCCACGGCAGGCGCCGGTAACTCGCCGCGCGGATGCTTCGGCGCCGCGATGCGAAGCCGGCTTGTAGCTTCTCGGAGTCACTCCGATCCGCAGGTGGACCCTGATGCCACACCCCGGGCTGGGAGGCCGCTGTGACGATCTGCTCACCTCCCGGGGTGACAGGCTTGCCGGGCGCCGTCTGAACCCGCGCTGTAGCTCCCTGCTATCCAGCACGGCGACGGTCTCGTGCTTTTTCTTGACGTCCAGCCGTGCCGCACCTACCACCACGATCATGGCGGCCACGTCCACGGGACGGCCCACGGCCTGGCTCAGGAACTTCGTGGCGCACTTTGCCTCATGCACCGAGTTGTGCAGGTGGGGCTGCTTGGTTCCATTGATCATCAGGATCCCGCCGGACACCCACAGGGACGGCGTGCAACACCGTATAGTCCCGGCCAAGCCCGGCCAGAATCCGGGCCACCTCGATCTCGTCCAAGGCCCCCGCTAACCACCGCAGCGCCTTCGCAGCCAACGGGCTGGCACCAAACAGGCGACCCAACGCACCGCGCAGCTGCGTCTCCTGCTGGGCCCGGAGTAATTCGGTGATGACAGACTCGCCAGGGACCTGCTCCCGCAGGCTGTGACCGGCGACCGTGTCATCCAGGTTGCTTTCCATGGCTGAAGCCGGGACACGACGATGGACCCGCCCCTATATCACCGGGGCCTGGTTTCCAGGAGTGTCCGCCTTATGACGCAGGACCCAGGCTCCACCACCGTCAAATTCACTAGTCGAACCACAGATCACAGGGCCTTGTAGAGCCGGCCCTGACGCCTATGCAGGAGGGCATGGGCTCCATCAGGAACTCCCCGTCCGGGGTGCATTCAAAAATGTAGTGGTTGGGCCTGAACGCGTTCTGCAGCATTTCACAATCGCAATAGCCGCCGCGCCGGCACATCCGCTCCTCCAGGGCCGTGGCCCGGGGTGCCCGAAGATCGCGGTAGCGCCTCATCCAGAACATGCCGTGGCAGCCAAAATCGAGCATTCTGTAGACGTAGCAGACCAGGCACTCACGCGGTAGCGGCAGGGTCAGCGCGGTGGACAGCTCATGGAGTTCTTGTTCAAGGTGGTCAAAAAACTCCGCTTCTTCCGGTGGCAGTGCCTCCATGACGACTCCTTTTTGTTGGGGACTTCAGCTTCGCCCCGGCGGGTGACATTTTCCAGCTTTCGCAAGGTGAATGTGGGGACCAAGGGCCTCGGATACGGCTGTGGAGGGCGCACCAGAACAAGTACGGCCCGGCAGCTGCATAATCGAGATGTGTTATTACCAACAATTCACGGCCTACCCCGGCCCTCTCGAGTACATTCGGCTTATGAGCAACGGCGATATCACCTTTCACACCCGTAAATGGGTCCGCCCCGAAGACCTGAACGCCAACGGCACGCTTTTCGGCGGCAGCTTGCTGCGTTGGATCGATGAAGAAGCCGCTATTTACGCGATCGTCCAACTAGGCAACGGCCTGGCAGTCACCAAGTACATGTCCGAGATCAACTTTGTCTCCTCCGCCCGGCAGGGAGACCTGATTGAAATGGGCCTGACGGCCACCCACTTCGGGCGCACGTCACTGACCATGCGCGCCGAGGTCCGGAACATGTTCACCCGGGAGTCCATCCTGACCATCGAGAAGATCGTGTTCGTGAACCTAGGCGAGGATGGCAAGCCCGCAGCCCACGGCTTCGACGCCATCACCTACGACAGGGACCGGGTCCCCCGCAAACACCTGAGCCACTTCGAACCCCAAGACTGAACCCCAAGACTGAACCCAGCCCTGAAACCCAGAACAGGGCCACGGGGCGGGCCACGCAGGAACGCTCCTGGGAGTCAGTGGGGCAGGTGCCCAGCCCGGGAGTCGTGGAACGCGAGAATCCGCTCCAACCCCTCCTGGACGGCGTCGTACCCGGCGGCAAAACTTAGCCTGACGGTGTGCCGCCCGCCAACAGCGTCAAAGTCCAGCCCGGGGACAACCGCCACTCCTGCCGACTCCAGCAGCGCCGAACAATAAGCGGCCGAGTCAGCGAACCCGTCCATCGCCGGACCTAGTCCGGCGTAAAGGTAAAACGCGCCATCCGCCGGGGCCACATCCTCCCAGCCCAGGCGGCCGACGTTCGCCAGAAGGTAGTCGCGGGTCCGGGAAAATTCGGCCACAAACGCATCCGCCTCTGCGTAGGAGGCCTCGCTGAACGCAGCAACGGCCGCCAACTGGGCCGGCGCCGGCGGGCAGAGCGCCACATTACCGGCCAGTGCGTCCACCACCTCCACCAGCTCATCGGGCACGATGGCCCAGCCAAGCCGCCACCCCGTCATGCCCCAATATTTGGAGAAGCTGGAAATCACCACCGCGCTGCGGTCTACTTCCCAGGCGCACACGCCGCGGGGATCGGGCGCATCGGGGCCCGGGTAGGTGATGCCGTGGTAAATTTCGTCGCTGACCAGCCGCACCGAATGCGTGGCACACCACCGCGCCAGCGCCGTCAGCTCCTCGCGGGAAACCATGGTGCCCGTGGGGTTGGCCGGTGAAGCAAGCATCAGCCCGGCCAGCGGCCCGTGCTCGCGCACCGCGGCATCGAGCTGCACCGGCGTCGGCTGGAAACGAGTGTCCGGGCCGGCGTCAATTTCAACCACCTCCACCCCGAGAGCGCGCAAAATGTTCTTGTACGCCGGGTAGCCCGGCCGGGCCAGGGCGACCCTGTCCCCGGCGTTGAATGCTGACAGGAACGTCAGCAGGAAGGCACCCGATGAACCTGTTGTCACGGCAACGTTCCGGGCATCAATCTCCAGTCCGTACCAACGCTGATAATGCCCAGCAATGGCTGCCCGAAGCTCGGCAATGCCCAGCGCCGGCGTATAGGTCATCGGCGTCCCTGCCGTGTGGAGGGCCGCGGCCGCCACTGACACGGCCGACGGCGCACCGCCACCGGGCTCCCCGGCACACAATGAAATGACGGAGCGCCCGGCAGCACGCAACTGCGCCACGCGGGCCAGGATGTCCATCACCGCAAACGGCGGCACCTGGGCCCGGGCCGCAACACCGAGTGGGCCGCTCACGACAAGCCCTGGCCGATCACCGGGAACCCCGTCGTGGGGAAGGAGCTGGGGAAGATCGACGGCGTCGGTATCGGAACGGGCGCCAGAGCCACTGCGGTTTGTTCGCCCATGGGAAGTTCCACTACGGTGCCGCGCACGTTCACGGCCAGGGCTGTACCGTCGTTGCTTACAGGCCGCGTGAAGGTGATGGCATCGGCCACCAGGTCGACGGAGAGCATCACACCGCGGACGGAGAGCTTGAAGGACAGGCTCGACCAGCCGGCCGGCAGGCGCGGGTCAAAGTGCAGCATCTCGCCCTGGTCACGCATCCCGGCAAAACCGCAGACCAGCGAACTCCAGATCCCGCCGGTCGAGGCGACGTGCACGCCATCGATCGTGTTGCCGTGGGAGTTGTCCAGGTCGATGAACAGCGCCTCGGTGAAATGCTTGAGCGCGGTGTGGGTGTAGCCAAGTTCGGCGGCCATGATGCCCTGAACACAGGCTGACAAGGTCGAGTCGCCGGTGGTGATGGGGTCGTAAAAGTCGAAGGCGCGCTGCTTTTCCTCATCCGTAAAGTCCTGCCATTGCAAGAACATGGCCAGCACGGCGTCGGCCTGCTTGAGGACCTGGTGCCGGTAGATCACCAGCGGGTGGAAGTGCAGCAACAAGGGGTACTGGGACCGTGGCGTGGACCAGTCCCAGGGCTCCAGGGTCATGAAGTCGTTGTCCTGGCTGTGCACCTGCAGGTGCTCATCGAAGGGCACGGACATCCTGTCCGCTGCTTGCTTCCACACCTGCCGTTCGGTATCCGTGACGCCGGGGTGACCCTCCACGGCGGCCGCTGCGCGCAAGTTGAATCTGGCCATGACGTTCGTGTAAAGGTTGTCGTTGACCACGGCGGTGTATTCGTCCGGGCCCGTCACGCCGTGGATGTGGAACAAGCCGTCCTTGCCAAAAAAGCCCAGGGACACCCACATGCGGGCCGTCTCGACCAGGAGGTCAGCGCCCATCTCCTGGCGGAAACTGGCATCGCCTGTGGCCCATTCGTACCGGTGGGCGGCAAAGGCGATGGCCGCGTTGATGTGAAACTGTGCCGTGCCTGCAGCATAATAGGCGCTGGCTTCGAGCCCGTTGATGGTTCGCCACGCGAACAAGGCGCCGTCAACGCTGAGCTCGGTGGCACGACGACGGGCCGCCGGCAGCATCCTGTGCCGGGATTCCAGAACCTGGCGTGCCGCGATGGGATTGGTGTACGTCAGGTAGGGCAGCAGGTAGATTTCCTGGTCCCAAAAGTAGTGCCCCTCGTAGCCGGATCCGCTGACCCCCTTGGCCGGGATGCCAGACACCCCTGCGCGCGCCGTGGCTTGCGCAAGCGCAAACAAGTTCCAGCGAATTGCCTGTTGAAGTTCCGGCTCGCCGCCCACCGCAATGTCCGCCGTGGCCCAATACTGGGCGTAGTGTGCGGCACTTTGCGCAAAAATCGCATCCACGCTGACCAGCGCCGCCTGGGCTTCCATGGCCAGCGTCTCCCCGCGGTCAGGTGCCGCCGATGCCCCGGCAGTTACATAGCTGACGCTTTCCTGCAGCACAAACTCTTCGCCTTCGCCCAGCGCTAGGACGTAGCGGACGCTTGATTCGTCCTGGTCCACCACCGTTTCAAAAGGCTGTTGCTCCGCATTGATCGAATGCTCCACTGCCATGGCCACGCGTTGGCGGGACGCCGCAGTCTCCCACGCCAACCGGAGCGATCCGTCGGACCCGTGCAGGTGCAACGGCACCAGGATCCTGTCGGCATGACGGCCGGGGCGGCGCGGGTCATGGGCCGACTGGTCCTCCACTGGCTTGTCCTGCCGATTGACGATGTCGCTTCTCACATCCGCGTACACCTCCCGGTCGGCGGTGATCCTCAACTCCACGCCCAAGGAACCGCGTGAGTCAAAGCCGACTGCCCGGCGCACCACGGTGGTGACCGTGGCGCCGGAGCGCGCCGCCCAGGTCACCTCACATTGGCAGATGCCGGTTGAAAAATCGACGCTTCGCCGGTAGTCCAGCACCGTGGATTCATCCAGGGTGAGTATTTCCCCGTCAATACTCACCGTGAAGTTGGCGGCATCTGGAACGTAGACAATCCGCTGTCCGGCGCGGGCAAAGCC
This region of Arthrobacter alpinus genomic DNA includes:
- a CDS encoding glycoside hydrolase family 65 protein, with amino-acid sequence MALINSDRRRFPCEPWQLVETSHESDDDGTLETLMALGNGHLGIRGSHSLGDEGVLPGTFINGFHETWEIKHAENAFGFARAGQRIVYVPDAANFTVSIDGEILTLDESTVLDYRRSVDFSTGICQCEVTWAARSGATVTTVVRRAVGFDSRGSLGVELRITADREVYADVRSDIVNRQDKPVEDQSAHDPRRPGRHADRILVPLHLHGSDGSLRLAWETAASRQRVAMAVEHSINAEQQPFETVVDQDESSVRYVLALGEGEEFVLQESVSYVTAGASAAPDRGETLAMEAQAALVSVDAIFAQSAAHYAQYWATADIAVGGEPELQQAIRWNLFALAQATARAGVSGIPAKGVSGSGYEGHYFWDQEIYLLPYLTYTNPIAARQVLESRHRMLPAARRRATELSVDGALFAWRTINGLEASAYYAAGTAQFHINAAIAFAAHRYEWATGDASFRQEMGADLLVETARMWVSLGFFGKDGLFHIHGVTGPDEYTAVVNDNLYTNVMARFNLRAAAAVEGHPGVTDTERQVWKQAADRMSVPFDEHLQVHSQDNDFMTLEPWDWSTPRSQYPLLLHFHPLVIYRHQVLKQADAVLAMFLQWQDFTDEEKQRAFDFYDPITTGDSTLSACVQGIMAAELGYTHTALKHFTEALFIDLDNSHGNTIDGVHVASTGGIWSSLVCGFAGMRDQGEMLHFDPRLPAGWSSLSFKLSVRGVMLSVDLVADAITFTRPVSNDGTALAVNVRGTVVELPMGEQTAVALAPVPIPTPSIFPSSFPTTGFPVIGQGLS
- a CDS encoding phage holin family protein encodes the protein MRKFVLQVLINALALWVATSLVPGIQIITSGTSGLETSNATFNTAVAYLFIAVVFGVINSLVKPVVKLLSLPVTILTLGLFTVVINAAMLWLTSWLSSYTPVHFTIDSFFWTAIIAALIISVISMVAGGLLRSDERS
- the purB gene encoding adenylosuccinate lyase; its protein translation is MSDSASATARIPSGRKSLAASSERIALGPLDGRYAGAVAPLVDYLSEAALNRDRVGVEVEWFIHLTNHNVLPGTEPLTAVQQAGLRAIVTEFDAAAVKELADIENITVHDVKAVEYFIGNRLAALGLERLKPLVHFGCTSEDINNLSYAVGVKGAVEDVWLPAARALVAKIAEMAEENRAVPMLSRTHGQPATPTTLGKELAVTAFRLARQLDRIAKTEFLGKINGATGTYAAHYASVPAADWEAVAKGFVESLGLVWNPLTTQIESHDWQAELYADMARFNRILHNLCTDVWSYISIGYFAQIPVPGATGSSTMPHKVNPIRFENAEANLEISNALLDTLGATLVTSRWQRDLTDSSSQRNIGVAFGHSLLAINNTLGGLGRLDTADAVLANDLDHNWEVLAEAIQMVMRAEAIAGVEGMEDPYERLKDLTRGQRVDAERMQEFVSGLGLSSGAQDRLLALTPSTYIGIAESLVDHLQK
- a CDS encoding acyl-CoA thioesterase, producing the protein MSNGDITFHTRKWVRPEDLNANGTLFGGSLLRWIDEEAAIYAIVQLGNGLAVTKYMSEINFVSSARQGDLIEMGLTATHFGRTSLTMRAEVRNMFTRESILTIEKIVFVNLGEDGKPAAHGFDAITYDRDRVPRKHLSHFEPQD
- a CDS encoding DUF2695 domain-containing protein; this translates as MEALPPEEAEFFDHLEQELHELSTALTLPLPRECLVCYVYRMLDFGCHGMFWMRRYRDLRAPRATALEERMCRRGGYCDCEMLQNAFRPNHYIFECTPDGEFLMEPMPSCIGVRAGSTRPCDLWFD
- a CDS encoding aminotransferase class I/II-fold pyridoxal phosphate-dependent enzyme; the protein is MSGPLGVAARAQVPPFAVMDILARVAQLRAAGRSVISLCAGEPGGGAPSAVSVAAAALHTAGTPMTYTPALGIAELRAAIAGHYQRWYGLEIDARNVAVTTGSSGAFLLTFLSAFNAGDRVALARPGYPAYKNILRALGVEVVEIDAGPDTRFQPTPVQLDAAVREHGPLAGLMLASPANPTGTMVSREELTALARWCATHSVRLVSDEIYHGITYPGPDAPDPRGVCAWEVDRSAVVISSFSKYWGMTGWRLGWAIVPDELVEVVDALAGNVALCPPAPAQLAAVAAFSEASYAEADAFVAEFSRTRDYLLANVGRLGWEDVAPADGAFYLYAGLGPAMDGFADSAAYCSALLESAGVAVVPGLDFDAVGGRHTVRLSFAAGYDAVQEGLERILAFHDSRAGHLPH